The proteins below come from a single Mucilaginibacter mali genomic window:
- the gatC gene encoding Asp-tRNA(Asn)/Glu-tRNA(Gln) amidotransferase subunit GatC: MTIDQDTVDKIAHLARLELSDAEKQETIQDMNRILTFMDKLNEVDTSAVEPLVYMNTDVNVLREDVVRQDITHEEALLNAPEKDENFFHVAKVIG; encoded by the coding sequence ATGACCATAGATCAGGATACCGTTGATAAGATAGCCCACCTGGCCCGTTTAGAACTATCGGATGCTGAAAAGCAGGAAACTATACAAGATATGAACCGCATTTTAACCTTTATGGATAAACTGAATGAGGTGGATACATCGGCCGTAGAGCCATTGGTTTATATGAATACTGATGTGAATGTGCTACGTGAAGATGTAGTTAGGCAAGATATCACCCACGAAGAAGCCCTGCTAAATGCGCCGGAAAAAGACGAGAACTTTTTCCATGTAGCTAAAGTGATAGGGTAG
- a CDS encoding ABC transporter ATP-binding protein: MEPLAAKPLITIKDIGRKYVIGTEVIHALKSVSLTINKGEFVALMGPSGSGKSTLMNILGCLDTPTKGQYVLNGIDVSHMTDNQLAEVRNEEIGFVFQTFNLLPRNTALDNVALPLIYSGTNKEDRKKRAEAALKNVGLANRMDHKPNELSGGQRQRVAVARALINDPSIILADEPTGNLDTKTSIEIMGLLEDIHAKGNTIILVTHEEDIAQHAHRIVRMRDGLVENDYMNPDVHTVKRDTAEL; encoded by the coding sequence ATGGAGCCATTAGCAGCAAAACCTTTAATTACCATAAAAGATATCGGGCGTAAATATGTGATCGGCACGGAGGTGATCCACGCGTTGAAATCGGTTTCCTTAACGATAAATAAAGGCGAATTTGTAGCGCTGATGGGGCCATCCGGTTCGGGCAAATCAACCCTGATGAATATTTTAGGCTGCCTGGATACGCCGACCAAAGGTCAGTACGTGCTGAATGGCATAGACGTAAGCCACATGACCGATAACCAGTTGGCCGAGGTGCGTAATGAAGAGATCGGCTTCGTATTCCAAACGTTTAACCTGCTACCCCGTAATACCGCTTTGGATAATGTGGCCCTGCCGCTCATTTATTCGGGAACCAATAAGGAAGACCGTAAAAAGCGTGCTGAAGCGGCCTTGAAAAATGTTGGTCTTGCCAATCGTATGGACCACAAGCCTAACGAACTTTCAGGCGGCCAGCGCCAGCGTGTGGCCGTAGCCCGCGCCCTGATCAATGATCCTTCTATCATCCTTGCCGACGAACCCACAGGTAACCTGGATACCAAAACATCTATAGAAATTATGGGCCTGCTGGAAGACATTCACGCCAAAGGCAACACCATTATATTAGTAACCCACGAAGAGGATATCGCCCAGCACGCCCACCGCATTGTCCGCATGCGCGACGGTTTGGTAGAGAATGATTACATGAACCCGGATGTGCATACGGTGAAAAGGGATACGGCAGAGTTGTAA
- a CDS encoding GIY-YIG nuclease family protein — MWNYNYYVYITTNPEKKVLYVGVTNDIRIRPLQHHENRGSKSSFAGKYYCYNLVYYEHFHHIEHAIAREKEIKKWRREKKIALIESFNPEWRFLNDEV; from the coding sequence ATGTGGAATTACAACTATTATGTTTACATCACAACTAATCCAGAAAAGAAAGTATTATATGTCGGCGTAACTAATGATATCAGGATAAGACCATTACAGCATCATGAGAATCGGGGTAGCAAAAGCAGTTTTGCAGGAAAGTATTATTGCTACAATTTAGTTTACTACGAGCATTTCCATCACATTGAACACGCCATTGCGCGTGAAAAAGAGATTAAGAAGTGGCGCAGGGAAAAGAAAATAGCATTGATAGAATCATTTAATCCTGAGTGGCGGTTTTTGAACGACGAGGTTTAA
- a CDS encoding penicillin acylase family protein has protein sequence MKVKALLSVIFTLILIWALETKFGDIPAIAVFLNPATGFWQNSESKHVIKEKELKMKGLQGKVIIRYDENMVPHIFAENDHDLYFAQGYVTASDRLWQMDIQTRSASGRLSEIVGPKALEVDRFHRRMGMVYGAENSLNEMMKDPRIATMVNAYTEGINTYIHGLWKRDYPIEFKLLDYEPEDWKPINCALLLKLMSETLAGGTDAPGMTNVLKKFGPAITNDLFPDYPMREEPIIPAGTKWDFKALPLPKASADFINSITEPLKHQERVEGIGSNNWAIAGSKTASGYPILANDPHLNLTFPSIWYQAQLSAPGINTYGVTIPGTPCVIIGYNNRISWGETNVAADVLDYYTIKFKDGSHAQYWYNNQWKNTNKRVEVIKIRGQQDLVDTVYYTHHGPVVYESAAKRPASRADVPVSAAARWIAHDRSEDILTFYLLNRAKNYADYREALSHYTAPAQNFIFASADKDIAITVNGKLPLKFKDQGKFILDGSDPANDWQGWIPTDQNPSAKNPARGFLSSANQSSTDPSYPYYINWSFGPYERGKRINDRLAAMQKATVDSMRDLQNDTYSIRAQDALPALLSNVDMGRLNGNQQKVLKLIQRWDKHFDANSIGATIFNTWWVKFYGAVWFDEFGDTGEMMLPSQDRTVKLLLKEPQSKWFDNIKTKAVETCRDIVTESFTGTVDSLMRKFGEPGKAWEWGRAKNTHINHLANLDGFGAGQFIADGTGTTVNALINGHGPSWRMVVQMGPKVQGYGIFPGGQSGNPGSLYYDDMLKTWQNGELKPLLFLQSPTESSTRIQSTITLSSK, from the coding sequence ATGAAGGTCAAGGCTTTACTCTCTGTAATTTTTACGCTGATTTTAATCTGGGCACTGGAAACCAAGTTTGGCGATATTCCGGCTATTGCCGTTTTCCTGAACCCGGCCACCGGCTTCTGGCAAAATTCGGAAAGCAAGCATGTTATAAAGGAAAAAGAACTAAAGATGAAAGGCCTGCAAGGTAAGGTCATCATCCGGTACGATGAAAATATGGTGCCGCACATTTTTGCTGAAAACGACCACGACCTGTACTTCGCGCAAGGCTACGTAACCGCCAGCGACCGCCTTTGGCAAATGGATATCCAAACCCGCAGCGCGTCGGGACGGCTCTCGGAAATTGTGGGGCCAAAGGCATTGGAAGTAGATCGCTTTCACCGCCGCATGGGTATGGTGTACGGGGCCGAAAACTCGCTGAACGAAATGATGAAAGACCCGCGGATAGCCACCATGGTGAATGCTTATACCGAGGGGATCAACACTTATATCCACGGCCTTTGGAAACGGGACTACCCCATCGAATTTAAATTACTGGATTATGAACCAGAGGATTGGAAGCCCATCAACTGCGCCTTGTTGTTAAAACTGATGTCGGAAACCTTAGCCGGCGGCACCGACGCCCCCGGCATGACCAACGTGCTGAAGAAGTTTGGCCCGGCCATCACCAACGATCTGTTCCCTGATTACCCCATGCGCGAGGAACCGATCATCCCCGCCGGTACCAAGTGGGATTTTAAAGCCCTGCCCCTTCCCAAGGCATCGGCCGATTTTATTAACAGCATAACCGAACCCCTAAAACACCAGGAACGGGTGGAGGGCATTGGCAGTAATAACTGGGCTATAGCCGGCAGCAAAACGGCCAGCGGCTATCCTATTTTGGCTAACGACCCGCACCTTAACCTTACCTTCCCATCCATCTGGTACCAGGCGCAGCTTTCGGCACCTGGCATCAATACCTACGGGGTTACCATACCTGGCACACCCTGCGTAATTATAGGCTACAATAACCGCATTAGTTGGGGCGAAACCAATGTGGCCGCCGATGTGCTGGATTATTATACCATTAAATTTAAGGACGGCAGCCACGCCCAATACTGGTACAACAACCAATGGAAAAACACCAATAAGCGTGTTGAGGTAATTAAAATACGCGGACAACAGGATTTGGTGGATACCGTTTATTATACGCATCACGGCCCGGTGGTTTATGAAAGTGCCGCCAAAAGACCTGCATCGCGGGCTGATGTGCCGGTGAGCGCCGCCGCGCGATGGATAGCGCACGACCGGTCGGAGGATATCCTGACCTTCTACCTGCTTAACAGGGCTAAAAACTATGCCGATTACCGCGAGGCGCTGAGCCACTATACCGCGCCGGCTCAAAACTTCATTTTTGCTTCCGCGGATAAGGATATCGCCATCACCGTTAACGGTAAGCTACCGCTAAAATTTAAAGATCAGGGCAAATTTATCCTGGATGGCAGCGACCCGGCCAACGACTGGCAGGGCTGGATCCCTACCGACCAAAACCCATCGGCCAAAAACCCGGCGCGCGGCTTCCTGAGTTCGGCCAACCAATCATCAACCGACCCAAGCTATCCTTATTATATTAACTGGAGCTTTGGCCCATACGAACGCGGCAAGCGTATAAACGACCGCCTGGCCGCCATGCAAAAGGCTACGGTAGACAGCATGCGCGACCTGCAGAACGATACCTACAGCATCCGCGCGCAGGACGCCCTGCCTGCTTTGCTAAGCAATGTGGATATGGGCAGGTTAAATGGCAATCAGCAAAAGGTACTGAAACTGATACAACGCTGGGATAAGCACTTCGATGCCAACTCCATTGGCGCTACCATATTTAACACCTGGTGGGTTAAGTTTTACGGCGCGGTTTGGTTTGATGAATTTGGGGATACTGGCGAAATGATGCTGCCATCGCAAGACCGCACGGTGAAGCTATTGTTAAAAGAGCCACAATCCAAATGGTTTGATAACATTAAAACTAAAGCGGTGGAAACCTGCCGGGATATCGTCACCGAATCGTTTACTGGCACGGTGGATTCGCTTATGCGCAAATTCGGTGAGCCGGGCAAGGCCTGGGAATGGGGCCGGGCCAAAAACACGCACATAAACCACTTAGCCAACCTTGACGGCTTTGGCGCCGGCCAGTTTATTGCCGACGGTACCGGTACTACCGTTAACGCGCTGATCAATGGTCATGGCCCATCGTGGCGCATGGTGGTGCAAATGGGGCCAAAGGTGCAGGGCTACGGCATCTTCCCCGGCGGGCAGTCGGGCAACCCGGGCAGCTTATATTATGATGATATGCTGAAGACCTGGCAAAACGGCGAGTTGAAGCCCCTCCTTTTTCTGCAATCGCCAACCGAGTCGTCAACCCGTATTCAATCAACTATTACCCTTAGCAGCAAATAA
- a CDS encoding response regulator transcription factor translates to MKILVVEDEPQLVSIIQRDLAAEGHQVSVAMDGVTGLKMGMDMDFQLIILDIMLPGINGVEICRQLRQANKSTPILMLTALGTTENVVTGLDSGADDYMVKPFSLDELNARVRTLGRRGSGQAAPANILQVADMVINLDERSVKRGGKAIELTATEYRLVEFLARNKNRMLSRIEILEQVWNIDFNMGTNVVDVYINYLRKKIDKDQNVKLIHTAVGMGYILKEGRV, encoded by the coding sequence ATGAAGATCCTTGTAGTTGAAGATGAGCCGCAGTTGGTATCCATCATCCAGCGCGATCTGGCCGCCGAGGGGCACCAGGTGAGTGTGGCGATGGATGGTGTTACCGGTTTAAAGATGGGGATGGATATGGATTTTCAGTTGATCATTCTTGATATTATGCTACCAGGCATTAACGGGGTGGAAATATGCCGGCAGCTGCGCCAGGCTAATAAAAGCACGCCCATTTTAATGCTGACCGCCCTTGGCACTACCGAGAATGTGGTAACCGGGCTTGACAGCGGCGCCGACGACTACATGGTAAAGCCGTTTAGTTTGGACGAACTGAACGCCCGGGTACGCACGCTGGGCCGTCGCGGCAGTGGGCAAGCAGCGCCTGCCAATATTTTGCAGGTGGCTGATATGGTGATCAATCTGGATGAACGTTCGGTAAAGCGTGGTGGCAAAGCCATCGAACTTACTGCTACCGAATATCGACTGGTGGAATTTTTGGCGCGCAACAAGAACCGCATGTTATCGCGCATTGAAATACTGGAGCAGGTTTGGAACATCGATTTTAATATGGGCACCAATGTGGTAGACGTTTATATTAATTACCTGCGCAAAAAGATCGATAAGGACCAGAATGTAAAACTGATACATACCGCCGTGGGCATGGGTTATATTTTAAAGGAGGGCAGGGTGTAG
- a CDS encoding HAMP domain-containing sensor histidine kinase, with the protein MSIQRKVALLFFALTSTVIILLSGAIFYFTHQFTFGDFYKRLEARVNLAAQMHQLNDKDSLGVYKEIRHRYLERLPNEQQYVLKQADYINKKPVHGVPAPFIATILEQGQARYKQGNVFYAGKITTMKEGRLIFIVSAADPYGLEELENLEKVLITGFLVSLVLVYFIGRRFSFDTFRPVRNIIKKVNTITASNLHLRLENYNSKDEVGLLTQTFNDMLDRLETAFETQNNFISNASHELRTPLAVIKGEAELALKQAAKTGNADGEALQQILKSAQSLQDILTSLLGLAQTGFDGKKQNWDLIRADELVWEIKASADQIVPGNNVRIDLSALPDDLDQLQILGNSNLLKLALSNIVLNACKYSENKEVLVKVSGENDRVIVSVKDEGIGIPEKDLGHIFEPFFRASNTGKFEGHGVGLPLALNIIRLHKGNIAIVSKENEGTDIRIVLPVYVA; encoded by the coding sequence ATGAGTATACAGCGCAAGGTGGCCCTATTGTTCTTCGCGCTTACCAGTACGGTGATCATCTTACTGAGCGGCGCCATTTTTTACTTTACCCACCAGTTTACCTTTGGCGATTTTTATAAGCGATTAGAGGCGCGTGTTAACCTGGCTGCCCAAATGCACCAGTTGAATGATAAGGACAGCCTGGGCGTATACAAAGAGATAAGGCACCGCTACCTTGAACGCTTGCCTAACGAACAGCAATACGTTTTAAAACAAGCCGATTATATCAACAAAAAACCGGTACATGGCGTCCCCGCGCCATTTATTGCCACCATTTTAGAGCAGGGCCAGGCGCGTTATAAACAAGGCAATGTATTTTATGCGGGTAAGATCACTACAATGAAAGAGGGGCGGCTGATCTTCATCGTATCTGCCGCCGACCCTTATGGTTTAGAGGAACTGGAAAACCTGGAAAAGGTGCTCATCACCGGCTTCCTGGTATCGCTGGTGCTGGTATATTTTATCGGCAGGCGCTTTTCGTTTGATACCTTCAGGCCGGTGCGTAATATCATTAAAAAGGTGAACACCATTACGGCCAGCAACCTGCACCTGCGCCTGGAGAATTATAACAGTAAGGACGAAGTAGGCCTGCTTACCCAAACATTTAACGATATGCTTGACAGGCTGGAAACCGCCTTCGAAACGCAGAATAACTTCATTAGTAACGCCTCGCACGAATTGCGCACCCCGCTTGCTGTGATCAAAGGCGAGGCCGAACTGGCGCTTAAACAAGCCGCCAAAACCGGTAACGCAGACGGCGAGGCTTTACAGCAGATCTTAAAAAGCGCCCAAAGTTTGCAGGATATTTTAACCAGTCTGTTGGGTTTGGCGCAAACCGGTTTCGACGGGAAGAAGCAAAATTGGGACCTGATACGGGCCGATGAACTGGTGTGGGAGATCAAAGCATCGGCAGATCAGATCGTCCCCGGGAATAATGTGCGCATCGACCTTTCTGCCTTACCCGATGATCTTGATCAATTGCAGATATTGGGTAACAGCAACCTGCTGAAGCTGGCCCTGAGCAATATCGTATTGAATGCCTGCAAGTACTCGGAGAATAAAGAGGTATTGGTAAAAGTATCAGGCGAAAATGACCGGGTGATCGTCAGCGTAAAAGATGAGGGCATCGGCATCCCCGAAAAAGACCTGGGGCACATCTTCGAACCTTTTTTCCGTGCATCTAACACCGGCAAGTTTGAAGGGCATGGCGTTGGGCTGCCATTGGCGCTTAACATTATCCGCCTGCACAAGGGCAATATCGCTATCGTATCTAAAGAGAACGAGGGGACGGATATACGGATTGTATTGCCGGTGTATGTTGCTTAA
- a CDS encoding bestrophin family protein has translation MLLKKNIPVNYVVGKIKNELIMVAAYAIIIAMFHQFFPSLRISIPIAVPTILATIISLLLAFRSNQAYDRWWEARGIWGAIVNDSRSLAREILTFLDSGESASQELEGFKKRFINRQIAWCYSLSQSLRGQNSYIRSKDLLVDEEIKFTRRFTNMPNSLLKLHGLDLRLAYNNGWLNEYQQVQIDSTLNRLCDSMGKCERIKNTVFPATYSLYIHFCLYLFIALLPFGLIEYFGMFEVPLIIAIAAAFLLVEKMAIHLQDPFENKPTDTPTTAISQTIERDLKQMLNDNQHDDILHRKEQQAREEANLYYIL, from the coding sequence ATGCTACTAAAAAAGAATATCCCCGTAAATTACGTGGTAGGGAAAATAAAGAACGAACTGATCATGGTGGCGGCCTATGCAATTATTATCGCTATGTTTCACCAGTTTTTCCCATCGCTGCGGATCTCCATCCCCATAGCTGTGCCTACCATTTTGGCCACCATTATATCGCTGCTATTGGCATTCCGATCAAACCAGGCTTACGACAGGTGGTGGGAGGCAAGGGGAATCTGGGGCGCCATCGTTAACGATTCGCGCTCGCTGGCCCGGGAGATACTGACCTTCCTTGATTCGGGAGAATCAGCCTCGCAGGAACTGGAGGGTTTTAAAAAACGCTTCATTAACCGGCAAATAGCCTGGTGTTACAGCCTGAGCCAAAGCCTGCGCGGGCAAAACAGCTATATCCGCAGTAAAGACCTGTTGGTTGACGAGGAGATCAAATTTACCCGCCGTTTCACCAATATGCCTAATAGTTTATTGAAACTGCATGGTTTAGACCTGCGCCTGGCCTACAATAACGGCTGGTTGAACGAGTATCAACAAGTACAGATAGACAGCACACTTAACCGCCTGTGCGATTCGATGGGGAAGTGCGAGCGTATCAAGAACACAGTGTTCCCGGCAACATATAGTTTGTATATCCATTTCTGCCTTTACCTGTTCATCGCGCTATTGCCTTTCGGACTGATCGAGTACTTCGGGATGTTCGAGGTGCCGCTCATCATCGCCATTGCCGCCGCTTTTTTGCTGGTAGAGAAAATGGCCATCCATTTGCAGGACCCTTTCGAGAATAAGCCTACCGATACGCCTACAACTGCCATATCGCAAACCATAGAGCGCGATCTGAAGCAAATGCTGAATGATAATCAGCACGATGATATCCTGCACCGTAAAGAGCAGCAGGCCCGCGAGGAAGCGAATTTGTATTATATACTTTAA
- the pgmB gene encoding beta-phosphoglucomutase: MSHIKACLFDLDGVIVDTAIYHYQAWKRLANELGFDFTEHDNEQLKGVSRTRSLEIILELGGVTQTEAEKEELADRKNKWYVEMIGKMRPDEILPGAKEFVQACRNAGIKTALGSASKNSMMILDKIGMTDLFDAIVDGNKVTKAKPDPEVFLKGAEELGVQPVDCVVFEDAIAGVEAAKAGGMKAVGIGEPAVLKQADIVLPGLSAMTVDKLNEL, encoded by the coding sequence ATGAGCCATATAAAAGCCTGTTTATTCGATCTGGACGGTGTTATAGTAGACACTGCCATTTACCATTACCAAGCCTGGAAGCGTTTAGCCAACGAACTGGGTTTCGATTTTACCGAACATGATAATGAGCAACTGAAGGGCGTAAGCCGCACCCGTTCGCTCGAAATTATACTGGAACTGGGTGGTGTAACCCAAACCGAAGCCGAAAAAGAAGAACTGGCCGACCGCAAGAATAAGTGGTATGTAGAAATGATAGGCAAAATGCGCCCCGACGAGATACTGCCCGGTGCCAAAGAGTTTGTACAAGCCTGCCGTAATGCCGGTATAAAAACAGCCTTGGGTTCGGCCAGTAAAAATTCTATGATGATATTGGATAAGATAGGCATGACCGACCTGTTCGACGCTATTGTGGATGGCAACAAAGTCACCAAAGCCAAACCCGACCCTGAGGTATTTCTGAAAGGTGCCGAAGAACTGGGCGTTCAGCCGGTAGATTGCGTAGTGTTTGAAGATGCCATTGCCGGTGTGGAAGCTGCCAAAGCCGGCGGTATGAAAGCTGTAGGTATTGGCGAACCGGCGGTACTGAAACAGGCTGATATCGTTTTGCCGGGGTTATCGGCAATGACAGTGGATAAGTTGAACGAGTTGTAA
- a CDS encoding glycoside hydrolase family 65 protein codes for MKDYIKIDEWRIIEEGFDPHVHKISESIFSLGNGRMGQRANFEEAYSGETLQGNYVAGVYYPDKTRVGWWKNGYPEYFAKVLNAANWVGIDIQLDGEQLDLAKCEVSDFRRELNMKEGYLKRNFKAKTSSGKEVEVETTRFCSMADDETGAIKYKITSVNFSGIIAITPSIDGDVRNQDSNYDEKFWDEVSKATWADGGYVQMRTKKTGFDVATGMKFNITVDRQPVSNIPKPATKDKYVAATVNVQVQGGQSITIFKYAANLSSQNHPADQLADLTKATLERVAAKGFDTMLAEQAAAWAKKWEHNDIIIEGDISAQQAIRFNIFQLNQTYTGEDDRLNIGPKGFTGEKYGGSTYWDTEAYCVPFYLSTAPQQVTRNLLLYRYKQLGKAIENAKLLGFDNGAALYPMVTMDGTECHNEWEITFEEIHRNGAIAFAIYNYVRYTGDEAYLGDYGLEVLLGIARFWSQRITWSGDRQQYVMLGVTGPNEYENNVNNNWYTSTIAVWCMQYALEVANKMQAADKAKYDALMAKIGFDTDREVARFKDIIAKMYYPYDEQQQIFLQQDGYLDKEQILVKDLPATQRPINQKWSWDRILRSCFIKQADVLQGIYFFEDRYDIDTIRRNFDFYEPRTVHESSLSPCVHAILAAKLGDEKRAYEFYLRTSRLDLDDYNNDTEDGCHITSMAGTWMSVVEGFGGMRVRDGKLSFQPFLPGKWASFSFHIGFRGITIKVTVSKSGVTVKNLSGTDIALLIYGKEQSVKAGVEEVFGH; via the coding sequence ATGAAAGACTACATAAAAATTGACGAGTGGCGCATCATTGAGGAAGGCTTCGATCCGCATGTGCATAAAATATCCGAGAGTATCTTCAGTCTGGGCAATGGCCGTATGGGCCAGCGCGCCAATTTTGAGGAAGCCTACAGCGGCGAGACCCTGCAGGGCAACTACGTAGCCGGCGTTTACTATCCTGATAAGACCCGCGTAGGCTGGTGGAAGAACGGTTATCCTGAATACTTTGCCAAAGTACTGAACGCCGCCAACTGGGTAGGTATCGATATCCAATTAGATGGCGAGCAACTGGATTTAGCCAAATGCGAGGTAAGCGATTTCCGCCGCGAACTTAATATGAAAGAAGGTTACCTGAAGAGGAACTTTAAAGCCAAAACCTCTTCAGGAAAAGAGGTAGAAGTAGAAACCACCCGCTTTTGTAGCATGGCCGATGATGAGACTGGCGCTATCAAATATAAGATCACGTCGGTAAATTTTTCGGGGATCATTGCCATCACCCCATCGATAGATGGTGATGTAAGAAACCAGGACTCTAACTACGACGAAAAGTTTTGGGATGAAGTAAGCAAAGCTACCTGGGCCGATGGTGGCTATGTGCAAATGCGCACTAAGAAAACCGGCTTTGATGTGGCTACGGGTATGAAATTCAACATCACTGTTGATAGACAGCCTGTGAGTAACATACCCAAGCCTGCAACCAAAGATAAATATGTAGCCGCTACTGTTAATGTGCAGGTGCAAGGCGGGCAAAGCATCACAATATTTAAATATGCCGCCAACCTTTCATCGCAAAACCACCCGGCAGATCAGCTGGCCGATCTGACTAAAGCTACTTTAGAGCGAGTGGCCGCCAAAGGCTTCGATACCATGCTGGCCGAACAAGCTGCCGCCTGGGCTAAAAAGTGGGAGCATAACGATATTATTATCGAGGGTGATATATCGGCACAGCAGGCTATCCGTTTCAATATTTTCCAGCTTAACCAAACCTATACCGGCGAGGACGACCGTTTGAACATCGGCCCCAAAGGTTTTACCGGTGAGAAATACGGCGGCTCTACTTATTGGGATACCGAAGCTTATTGCGTGCCATTCTATCTATCAACCGCGCCGCAGCAGGTTACCCGTAATTTGTTGCTGTACCGTTATAAGCAGCTGGGCAAGGCGATAGAGAACGCCAAATTGCTGGGCTTTGATAACGGCGCTGCATTGTACCCCATGGTAACTATGGATGGTACAGAATGCCATAACGAGTGGGAGATCACTTTCGAGGAAATTCACCGTAACGGCGCCATCGCATTTGCCATATATAACTATGTGCGTTATACCGGCGATGAGGCATATTTAGGCGATTACGGATTGGAAGTATTGCTGGGCATCGCGCGGTTCTGGTCGCAGCGTATCACCTGGTCGGGCGACAGGCAGCAGTATGTAATGCTGGGCGTTACCGGGCCCAACGAGTACGAAAATAACGTGAATAACAACTGGTACACCAGCACCATCGCCGTTTGGTGTATGCAATACGCGCTGGAAGTTGCCAATAAAATGCAAGCAGCAGATAAAGCCAAATACGATGCGCTGATGGCGAAGATCGGTTTCGATACCGATAGGGAAGTTGCCCGTTTTAAGGATATTATCGCTAAAATGTATTATCCGTACGATGAGCAGCAGCAGATATTTTTGCAACAGGATGGGTATTTGGACAAGGAGCAGATATTAGTAAAAGACCTGCCTGCCACCCAGCGCCCTATCAACCAAAAATGGAGTTGGGACAGGATCCTGCGCTCGTGCTTTATCAAGCAGGCCGATGTGTTGCAGGGTATTTACTTCTTTGAGGACCGTTACGATATCGATACCATCCGCCGCAACTTCGATTTTTATGAACCACGGACGGTGCACGAATCATCACTATCGCCATGCGTGCACGCCATATTAGCCGCTAAACTGGGCGACGAGAAGCGTGCCTACGAGTTTTACCTGCGTACCTCGCGCCTCGATCTGGACGATTATAATAACGATACCGAGGACGGCTGCCACATCACATCGATGGCCGGCACCTGGATGTCGGTAGTAGAAGGTTTTGGTGGTATGCGCGTACGCGACGGTAAACTGTCGTTCCAACCTTTCCTGCCCGGGAAATGGGCATCGTTTTCGTTCCATATCGGTTTCAGGGGCATTACCATTAAAGTTACGGTAAGTAAGAGCGGTGTAACAGTGAAGAACCTCTCGGGCACGGATATTGCATTGCTGATCTACGGTAAAGAGCAAAGCGTAAAAGCAGGAGTAGAGGAAGTGTTTGGGCATTGA